AACCACGTGCATGCGCTCGCCATGCCGATCTCTTCACGGTCGGACATGTCCCGTGTTCACCCAAACCGAGTACCCACAGGCCCCGCTGCGTCGTCATGTGTCGACCCCCAACCTTGCCGGTGATACCCAGCTAATGGTTCCAGTATCACGGCCGGTTGTCCGCCGGAGAATCGTTGCCGATCTCAAACGTGCTAGTTTGGCCGCTGTATCTGCGTGACCCAGAGGAGTTCCGATGACCAGATTTGTGGTGCCGGCCGCCGCGAGCGTGCTGATCGGGCTGCTGCTGGGCGCCGCTGCGGTCTTCGGCCTCACGCTGTCGGTCGAGCAGGACAAGAAGCCGGTGGTCACCGGCATCGATCCGTCGACGGCGATCCTCAACCGCCCGGATTACGGCAACCGGAGCTGACATCTCGCGGCTCCCGACCGCGCAGCGCCGCATTTCCTGAGCCGTGACGCACCGCCTTGACACCTCTCCGCTACACCGGCGGTGGCTCACGGTTGCCTCGGCACTCGCCCTCCTGCTGACGTTCTCTCAATCACCCGGGCAGATCTCCCCGGACACCAAGTTGGATCTCGCGATCAATCCACTGCGGTTCGCCGCACGCGCCTTGAACCTGTGGAGCAGTGACCTGCCATTCGGACAGGCACAGAATCAGGCGTACGGATACCTGTTCCCCCATGGCGCCTTTTTCTCGCTGGGCCACCTGCTCGGGGTGCCCGCCTGGGTGACACAGCGACTGTGGTGGGCCCTGTTGATCGTGGCCGGGTTCTGGGGCGTGATCCGGGTCGCCGAGGCACTCGGCATCGGCACCCGCGGCTCGCGAATTATCGCGGCGGTCGCATTTGCCCTCTCGCCCCGGGTACTGACGACCCTCGGCGCCATTTCCTCCGAGACTCTGCCGATGATGCTGGCCCCGTGGGTGCTGTTGCCGGTCATCCTGACGTTCCAGGGTCGCATGCCCCCCCGCCGGGCCGCGGCATTGTCGGCGGTGGCGGTCGCACTGATGGGCGCGGTCAACGCGGTGGCCACTGCCCTGGCCTGCGGAGTCGCTGCCATCTGGTGGTTGGCGCACAGGCCCAACCGCACGTGGTGGCGCTTCACGGCATGGTGGGTTCCCTGCCTGGCGCTGGCCACCACGTGGTGGATCGCGGCGTTGCTCATCTTCGGCAAGATCAGCCCGAAATTCCTCGACTTCATCGAGTCCTCCGGCGTCACCACGCAGTGGACCTCACTGACCGAGGTGCTGCGCGGGACGGACAGTTGGACGCCCTTCGTGGCGCCGACCGCGACGGCCGGTTCCTCGCTGGTCACCCAGTCGGCCGTGGTCATCGCCACCGCGATGGTCGCCGCCGCGGGTATGGCGGGGCTGGCAATGCGGGGCATGCCCGCCAGGGGAAGGCTGGTCACCATACTTCTCGTCGGCCTGGTGCTGCTGACGGCCGGATACACCGGCGCACTCGGATCGCCTGTGGGCCAACAGATTCAATTCTTCTTGGACGACAGCGGCACACCACTGCGCAATCTGCACAAGCTGGAGCCGTTGATCCGCCTACCGCTGATTCTCGGCTTGGCGCATGCGTTGTCGCGACTGCCGCTACCGGCCAGTGTGCCCATGCGGCAGTGGCTCGCGGCGTTGGCGCGACCAGAGCGCAATCGCGCGGTGGCCTTCGGTATCGCGCTGTTGGTGGCGCTCGCCGCGAGTACATCGCTGGCCTGGACCGGCCGGCTGGTTCCCCGCGGCGGCTTCGACGCGATCCCTGAGTACTGGAACGACACCGCGCACTGGCTGGCCGATCATGACGACGGCGGACGCGCACTGGTGGTCCCGGGCGCCCCGTTCGCCATCCAGACCTGGGGTCTCACTCGTGACGAGCCGTTGCAGGCACTGGGTCAAACCCCTTGGGGAGTCCGTGATTCCATACCCTTGACCCCTCCGGAAACCATCCGCGCCATCGATTCGGTGCAGCAGTTGTTCGCCGCGGGCAGACCTTCGGACGGACTGGCCGACACCCTGGCACAACAGGGCATCTCCTATCTGGTGGTGCGCAATGATCTGGATCCCGACACCTCCCGCTCCGCGCGCCCGATTCTGGTGCACCACACCATCGAGGGGTCTCCCGGGCTCACCAAGGTCGCCCAGTTCGGCGCCCCTGTCGGCGCCGGAACGGTGGAGGGCTTTGTCGCCGACAGCGACCTGCGACCCCAGTATCCGGCCGTCGAGATCTACGCCGTCGGTGCGCACAAGCGTTACGGGGATCCGTATCTCGTCGATATCGACAGCATGCCCCGGGTGGCGGGCGGCCCCGAGGCCCTGCTCCGATTGGGTGAGCGACGCCGTCAGCTGAACCAGCCACCACTGGGCCCGTCCCTGTTGGCCACCGATGCCGCGCAGACCGGTCTGCGCCCCGGACCTGCGATGGTCACCGATAGCCCGCTGGCCCGGGAAACTGACTACGGACGCGTCGACGACCACTCGTCGGCCATCCGTGCGCCCGGAGACAAACGCCGCACCTTCAACCGAGTCCCCGACTACCCTGCCACCGGCGTCCCACTGGTCAACGGAACGTGGACGGGCGGAACCATCACCGCATCCAGCTCCGCATCCGACTCCACCGCACTACCCAATGTGGCACCGGGCACCAGCACGGCGGCCGTCATCGACCGCGACAACGCAACGAGCTGGGTCAGCAGTTCCCTGGAAGCCGCTCTGGGACAATGGATCCGGGTTGACCTGGATCGACCGATCACCAATGCGATTCTCACCGTCACGCCGAGCGCCACTGCCCTGGGCGCGCAAGTGCGACGGCTGGAGGTCGAGACCGACAACGGCACCACCTCGGTGCGATTCGACGAGCCAGGTAAACCCCTGAACATCGCGCTGCGGCCGGGGGAAACCAACTGGATCAAGGTGACAGCCACCGGTACCGAAGACGGCACCTCGGGTGTGCAGTTCGGGATCACCGAGCTGTCTCTCACTCAATACGATGCTGCCGGATACGCCCACTCCGTCGATTTACGCCACAGCGCAATCATTCCCGCGCCTCCTGCGGGAGCCACGGTGCTCGGCTGGGACCTGGGATCGCCGCTGGAGGGGCGGCCCGGCTGCATGCCGTCGCCGGAAAGACTGCGCTGCGCGGGGTCACTCTCGCTCTCCCCCGAGGAGCCGGGCACCTTTATCCGTACACTGACTGTGCCCCAGCCTGTTTCATTGACGCCGTCGCTCTGGGTACGGGCCCGCTCCGGCCCGCAGCTGCGCGACTTGATCACGCAG
The nucleotide sequence above comes from Mycobacteroides saopaulense. Encoded proteins:
- a CDS encoding DUF2613 domain-containing protein; this translates as MTRFVVPAAASVLIGLLLGAAAVFGLTLSVEQDKKPVVTGIDPSTAILNRPDYGNRS
- a CDS encoding DUF3367 domain-containing protein, with the translated sequence MTHRLDTSPLHRRWLTVASALALLLTFSQSPGQISPDTKLDLAINPLRFAARALNLWSSDLPFGQAQNQAYGYLFPHGAFFSLGHLLGVPAWVTQRLWWALLIVAGFWGVIRVAEALGIGTRGSRIIAAVAFALSPRVLTTLGAISSETLPMMLAPWVLLPVILTFQGRMPPRRAAALSAVAVALMGAVNAVATALACGVAAIWWLAHRPNRTWWRFTAWWVPCLALATTWWIAALLIFGKISPKFLDFIESSGVTTQWTSLTEVLRGTDSWTPFVAPTATAGSSLVTQSAVVIATAMVAAAGMAGLAMRGMPARGRLVTILLVGLVLLTAGYTGALGSPVGQQIQFFLDDSGTPLRNLHKLEPLIRLPLILGLAHALSRLPLPASVPMRQWLAALARPERNRAVAFGIALLVALAASTSLAWTGRLVPRGGFDAIPEYWNDTAHWLADHDDGGRALVVPGAPFAIQTWGLTRDEPLQALGQTPWGVRDSIPLTPPETIRAIDSVQQLFAAGRPSDGLADTLAQQGISYLVVRNDLDPDTSRSARPILVHHTIEGSPGLTKVAQFGAPVGAGTVEGFVADSDLRPQYPAVEIYAVGAHKRYGDPYLVDIDSMPRVAGGPEALLRLGERRRQLNQPPLGPSLLATDAAQTGLRPGPAMVTDSPLARETDYGRVDDHSSAIRAPGDKRRTFNRVPDYPATGVPLVNGTWTGGTITASSSASDSTALPNVAPGTSTAAVIDRDNATSWVSSSLEAALGQWIRVDLDRPITNAILTVTPSATALGAQVRRLEVETDNGTTSVRFDEPGKPLNIALRPGETNWIKVTATGTEDGTSGVQFGITELSLTQYDAAGYAHSVDLRHSAIIPAPPAGATVLGWDLGSPLEGRPGCMPSPERLRCAGSLSLSPEEPGTFIRTLTVPQPVSLTPSLWVRARSGPQLRDLITQPGTTTASGDADLIDLRGSSYAATDGDPGTVWTAPQNSVLRQHLPSLVVKLPKPVAVGGIRLRPSSTEVPAHPKQVAIDLGDGPQVRSIDPRADAATLSLHPRVTDTITVTVMNWTDIIDRTALGTDQNKPPGIAELVALDTSGRPVAPADANTNDNRVIKIGCADGPVLALAGRFVPMSITTTVRKLLDGSAIQATPCDTTPIETGAGPQDVTVNPRQQFIVDGVQLTAPGTAPAAATATAAVKGRWDAAQREVSADPAQQDRVLVVPESINPGWAARDAQGHTLEPIRVNGWQQGWVLPAGDGGKITLTFGLDTWYRTGLFGGLALLPVLALLALFPVRRSTILPPVIPWRSGPAAGAAVVAALTAISGIAGVLVGLTTLAFKVWTRWPLRTLTAAGTYISGGSLLLAGAALSRHPWRSVGGYTGHSWWIQLLALISVATVAFAAVRMPSRRFWKRRNASRDGDSTSA